In Sphingobacterium sp. SRCM116780, the genomic stretch TCGATCCCTCCTCCAGCAAAATACTCGAACAGTGGATCAACTATAAAAGACATGCGGTTACATCGATTCTTTTTTCATCCCATCAAGATGACATACCATTTGAGGCCATACCGCTGAAAATCCAGCACAAAGAATTAATATCATTATGAACCGAGTTCTGATTCCTCTATTCGTTACAGCTTATTTTAAGAAATATGCGAACACCTTTTTCATACTCTTTGGACTATTGGTCAGTTATTTCCTATTCATTCAGACCGCAGGTGATTTTTTTGAACACAGTCAAGAATACTGGTCATTTTTAATACCGATTCAGGTTGTCCAAGAACCCATTTCATTAGCCTTATTTTTCCTCATTAGTCTTCTATACGCTTACTCATGCATGCGCTTTGTCCGACAGCAGCTTTACGAAGATTCCACTAATTTTCTACAGCTTAGTTTGAAAGGATTGGGTATAAAAGAAGAATTTCGCATTTGGCTCATCGTATATAGTCTGCTGTTTTCACCCCTTATTACCTATGGGCTTTTTGTCATCGTAATCGGTTTCCTTTTGGGTGAAGCACCTTTTATGTATTTCATTCTGGGTATTATCCTCTTGCCATTACCTATCTCTGCCTATTACACAGCGCGATTGTATTGTTTCAAACATCGGGATCGACGACTTTTTCTTTCTTTCAGATATAAAGGATGGTGGAACAGTTTGCTTGGAATAAAGCTAGCCTATCATCTCCAATATAATAAGTTACTCATCGGATTAACCAAAGGATTCGGCTTAGTGCTTATCTATTTATTTCTATACCCATTTGATGTTCGCGGATGGGATATACGAACTGTTTACCTACTGGCTATGTGTATCGCTTTGCTACACACGGTACTGCTCTATAAAGAGTTTATCTATGAAGCAGTGTATATGACCTTCACCTTAAACTTTCCCTATCGAATGATCCAACGGTATGGACATCGCGTATGGTATTTCTTGATTTTATGTATTTTAGAATTGTCCTTTGTCTGCTATTTAACCAATATTCAGTATGCGCTGTTATTCCTTGTTTTTTTATTGGCCAACATCTTGTTTTTGAATAGTCTCATTTTGTCTATCGGTAATCAAGCATTATTGCTCGTAAAGATCTTGACACTCTATTTTTTCATCTGTATACTTTTGATTTTGTATCATATCTTATGGGTTCTGATGGCAGCTATACTGATCCTTTCGATCCTATTATTTTTTAAGCATTATCATCTTGTCAAATATAAACTGTAAACCACCGTGTACTCGCTATTGTCCTGTCCAAACAAATGATTACTTGGATTCATAGTTAGTAAAAACCTGTTAGTACTGTTTTAGTATATGCCTCGTTCATTCTACGGACAATTCATACATTAACATTTTAGCTTTATTGTTCCATTTTCTTTTTGTATTTGTTTATCTCCCCATTCCCTTAAATAATTAATGAACGGAATTAATTCCTGGCCAACATCCGTTAAAGAATACTCAACTTTAGGAGGAACCTCTTGATACACTTTTCTGTCAACCAAATGATCACTTTCCAACTCTCTTAACGTTTGTGTAAGCATTTTGGGTGTGATGTCAGGAAGAGATTTTCGGAGTTCGCCATAACGCATGATATTGCGATTGTGTAGGTACCACAAAATGCGGCCTTTATATTTTCCACCGATTCTCCTAAAGGCATAATCAACAGAACAAATAGGGATGTCAGTATTTTTATTTTTCATTCGTTCATTTTATTAGTCTGATAAACAGCACGGTAACTTTTTAGTGCGTAGGGTACAAAAAAGTGCATACTTGATACAAAGGTATTACTAAAATACCTTTACAGAAAAAAATAGCATGAAAAGAAGAGAATTGTTAAAAGTCGGTGCCACAGGAGCTATAGCATCACTACCTGCATTTACGTCATATGGACATGATTCAAAAAATAATACCATCGAAAATTCAACAGGAGGTTATCTTAAATTTCGTTTAGGAAAACTGGAATTATTAGTGGTTACAGATGGTCATGTCTTGATCAGCCCAGCACAACCCATCATTGCGCCAGGGATTGCTAAAGAAAGGGTAAAAGCAGCTATGGAGGATAGTTTCATGCTATCTGATAGCGTGGATGCTGCCATTAATATTTTAGTGATTCGCAAAGGCAAAAAGATTATTATCATAGATACAGGAAGTGGAGCAGCACTTGGGGATCAAGCAGGAAAATTTTTAGAAAATCTCATGGCAACAGGAATCAGACCAGAAGAAGTAACCGATATATTCATTACCCATCTCCATGTCGATCATATCGGCGGTATCCTTGATGCTGCAGGTCAACAAGTATTTCAACAAGCCAACTATCATTTATCTCAATTGGAATATGATTTTTGGATGTCTGCGGATCCTGATTTTTCCAAAAGTAAGGATACAGGCTCCCATACCGAAAGTATTGCATTAGCGCGCAAAGTTATTGCAGCTATTCAAGATAAAATACAGCTATTTACCATCGGAGAAACATTGTTTGGTTGTCTAAAGACAGCATTAGCAGCTGGCCATACCCCAGGTCATCCCACATTGACTATTTTCTCAGAAGATCAAGAAATGACACATATTGTCGATACAGCACATACCAGTTTGCTACTTTTGCATCCAGAATGGGGGACAGAATGGGATACCAATTTTGAAGAAGGTGTAGCTACGAGACAGCGGATATTACAAGAACAAGCAAAGAGCAAAGAGTTAACGATGTCCTGTCATTTACCTTGGCCAGGATTAGGCTATATCGTCCAAAAAGATGAAGGATTTGATTGGGTTCCCCTGTCATTTTCTACCCCGCAATTATATGGATAATAGGAGCAAGGTTCCTAAGATAGGGGTTAGGTCATATAGCAAATCCAGCTAATTTAACAGCATGATAGCAACGTATCTCTAATCGAAAGCAGTAAGTTTATTTTATTCCATCTGTCAGGAATAATAATTAAATTTAAAAAACAGATTAAGACTTAGAAATAGAAAATATGAAAAAATTAATCGTATTATCATTTGTTGCATTGACCATGTTCAGCTGTAAAAACAAGGGATCAAAAACAGATAGTTCAAATTCCGCTACACAGAAAGAAGTTGCCGTAGAAACAACAACTCCACTCGGTTTGGGATGCTATGTTTTTAATGATAACAAAGACACTGTATCCTTAGAAATTACCTCAAATGAAAAAGAGATCAAAGGAAATCTAACCTATTCATTAGCAGAAAAAGACAAGAATTCAGGAAGTATTACTGGGCAATTGAAAGACAGTATTTTGATCGCAGATTATACTTTTCAATCCGAAGGAACAACATCTGTTAGACAAGTTGCTTTTAAAGTTGAAGGAGATACACTTATCGAAGGATATGGCGTATTTGACCCAACGGGTACAACCTTTAAAAACGTTAATAACATTGATTTTACATCAAAAATGCCACTTATAAAAACGGATTGTAATAAATAAATAGGGAATCGCATAAATCATGTTGTATCTGTATATATTCGTTGCTATAGCAGCTTTGAGCTATATTTTTTATTTAATTAAAAGAAAACGGGAGGATGATAGTATTTGGGATCACTCGATGACATTCAGGGGTTTTGTATGAGGTGTCATGTTGTTTGTATGCATGATCATTGAGATAATTAGGTTATTGTCTTAATCCGTCATTGGTTTGTTGTTCTTGTGCAGATAAAGGATTATTTAAATGATTAAATTTTTAGAAGAGGTTATTCGCGCTTATATTGAATTTATTGAGGATTATAAATGCTTAATAAAAAGTCAAGGTAAAGACGAAGCTATTCTTAGGAAAGAAAGGAAAGGGGAGATTGGTGGACATAAGTTTTGGTATCATGGAGCGGGATGCCGTCTTGAAAAGGAGGGTGTTATCTGTGAATTTGATTATTTACCTGAAAACGGTTTCCCAGTAAAATTTACTAACTGGGAAATCTATGAATTTATTAACAGCCATAATAAATGGAAAGAAGTAAAGTATAGTTTAGACGACATTCATGCAGCTTTGCTAAATTTAGTTGAACGTAATAAGCTTTTTCTGTTAGAAATAGAAGGAGTTAAATTTCCCATTTTTCAGATTAAAAATACTGATGTTTTTAAATAATCGTCTATTTGATTAAAAAGATGGTTTTTACTATCCGCATCGATAATTAATGATATGGAAAAAAAGATACATACTAACACCAAAAACTGTTGAAATTGCAAATAAGCTTGATCAGGATTTGGCTAGTTCAGAAGAGTTAATAGAAATTGTTTTAACTGAAGATGATTATAATGGTCTTGAAAAGTTAGGTTTTTTTAGTTTTTTGAATGATCTTGTGAACGTAAATATTGATGATTATGAAGATGAAGTTATTGTTGGAGATGATCATATTCGAAAAGTTCTTAGCTCCATAGATTCTTTTGATAAGGCTAATAAACAAAAATCATTACTTAATGAAATTAGAGAATTATTTAGAGAAGCATTGATACGAAAGACCGGTGTGTATTTTTATTTTTAAACATGCGGTGTAAGATGGATTTATATTAAGATTATGGGTGATAAATTTGAAAAATGGAATATTAATGAGCAATTACCTAATGATCTTTCTTTTTATAAAATAGAGGGAGTTTATAGTCAATTGGTGATTTTGCTAAAAAACTTAATTGATAACACACAAATTTTAGAAATAAAGTTTGAATATTTCGTTTCATATAAAGTCATTCTTGATTTAGCATTAATGAAAATGGTTAATGAAAACCCGACATTTAGAGGTTTTGCTCGAACAAATTCTTCGAGTTATTTAAGCTCAATCATTGAAGGTAGTTATGAAATTATTAATAAAAATGAATTGGAACATTTTTTAATTTACAATATCGACAATGCAATTGAAGTGATATCGGACAAAGCTGGTACTTTTAGGTGGTTTGATAAAGAGGAGGTTAGAAATTGTCAAGGTTTGTAATTGAAAATGACAAATTAAGAATAAGTTATGCAGAATAATTTGAATACAAATGAAAAATATGAATTACTTATTTCAACGCTGAATATGGTAATCGCTCCAGTAAAAGAAATAAACGTTCCTTATTCAGACACCGTTCAAAGTAATTTGGAGGAACTTGAGGGAGATTATTATACATTTTTAAATCAAGACTATGTAGAAGAATTGTTTAAGCTAGGTATGGTTTCTGAAGAAGGCTTTGGGATGATAATGAAGATTAGGACAGTGATAGACAATATAGAGCAGAATAAATGGAATGTTAAAGATTTTTTAAACGACAAGATTTGGATGGAAGTTCGTAAACTTACCATTGAGTTATTCTTGACAGATTTGAAATAACTTGAAGATATGTGTTAGAGTTTTTGCACTTTATTGCTTTAAAAGTTCTGCATAAATTTTATAATTTTCTTCATCAAAACATACAAAAATTACCTGCTTAATTTTATCAGTTTTTACCAGAAAATTAGACACCGTATGAACAGCAATTTGTGCTGCCTTTTCTTTAGGAAATTTATAAATACCCGTACTGATATTCGGAAATGAAATAGAGCTTACACCATTGTTTATGGCTAGTTTAAGGCTGTTCAAATATGCTGATGCTAGTAAATTTTCTTCATTGTTTTTACCATCATTCCATACAGGGCCAATGGTATGAATGACAAATTTAGCAGGAAGATTACCTGCAGTAGTTATAACAGCTTCTCCTACATGACAACCGCCCTGTTTGTTTCTGATTATTTGACAATCTTCAAGTATTGCTTTGCCACCAGCTCTATGTATTGCTCCATCAACGCCACCTCCACCAAGGAGGGAAGTATTAGCTGCATTTACAATAGCATCCACTTCAATCTTAGTAATATCGCCTTTTATTAATTTTATCATTTTAACCTCACTTTAGTATCTGGTAAATTTTTTAGTTTATAGAGATCATTTTGTAAATATAACAATGTGAGAGTAATTTTAGTAGTTCTAGCAGAATGATAAGCTGACGAAGCTATTTCAAATAATTTAGGTGCTATTACAATAACAATTGCAGAAGCATTGATTTTGATGGTATGGATCCTGTTTTTATTTTATTTTTATAGATTTAGGACTAATCTAGAATTATTTTACAGCATCTTATGTTGTATTGATTATTTATTAAAAGATAAAATAGAATGCGATTGATATTATTTGTTTTTGGATCGTTAATGGTTTTAAGTTGCCATAACACCAGTAAAAGTGAAAATACCAAGTTAGTTGATTTACCATGGAAAGATCAGGAACTGCCAAAAGAAGAAGTTGATTCATTATGGCGTAAAGCTATCAATGACGGAGATTTCGGAGCATATAATAATATATCAAATAACTATCTCCTTAGACTAAAGAATTATGAGCTTTATTATTATTCATTGTTAATGGCAAACAAATATCAATGTCCAGAAGCTTACGAACATCTATACTTTATTCTAACAACAGGAGCAACAGTTAATGGTGTTAATATGATTAGTAGTGATAGCATAACTAAGAATCAAGCTATATTTTATCTATTAAAAGCCCATGAATTAGGATATGAGGGAGCTAAATCTAGTATTCATGAGATATTTGGTGATAGTATTCTGCCTCCAAAATCAGATGTTTACTTAAAGAAAATTCAAGGCAATTATAAAAATTTAAAATTGTAATCTTGAAGAGAAAATTATTATAAGCCTACTAGTAACAATTCTATTTGATTTAATAATGAAGAATCTCTTTATACTTTTTACCGCATTGTTCCTTACTGCATTAAATTTAATTCTCGCTCTTTTTTGGTTTGACAATTTGTATTTTAAGACCACTTCCTTCTCATAACAATCATCAGCTATTCATCCTGCCCCTAAGCAGGGATACTGCGGGGTATAAGCGTATCAAGAGCGTTATTCAAGAAAGCACGATATTCGGAGATGGTAAGAGCGTGGTAAGTGCGTACTAAGAGCGTTAAAGGTATGCTTTTAACACACTATGTACGCTTTTACCATGCACTATGTACGCTTTATCCCTACTTAGTCCCTAGCTAGGGACAGGAGAACCCCTATATGAAGTACGGTAAGTCGTATAGTATTTTATTACTATTCCTTGGAAAATGTCTTGATGGCATTTAATGCCGCTATCGCTAGCCCATTATTTGGGTATTCCCTTAATACCATTTCGTAATAATATCTTGCTTTGGTGGGTTCGTTTGTTTGTGTGTAACAAAAAGCAATATTGCAAAGCGCCATCTCCCTATAGCACATTTTGGATGAACTTAATATAGTGATATACCTGAATTTATCGACCCAAGCATTTTTTGTAAAAAAAGTTACACTATTCTCAAATTTTTCAATTGCTTTTCTGAATTCACCTTTTTTAATCAGAGACATTCCTTTTTTATGGCTCAAAGGCACAGCGGTCTTTAAAACAATAAGTAGAAGCAAGTAAATGATCACGCTATAATGAATGGAATTGAAACCAAATTTCAGCACATAACCTATCATAATTAAGAATAAAAATACCAGCATATGGATCAAAATTGATATCCATGACACTTGTCGAACTATCGGTATATTAGAAGACATAATTGGTTTAATTTCATATAAAAATAATGTTTCTAT encodes the following:
- a CDS encoding DUF6896 domain-containing protein, encoding MIKFLEEVIRAYIEFIEDYKCLIKSQGKDEAILRKERKGEIGGHKFWYHGAGCRLEKEGVICEFDYLPENGFPVKFTNWEIYEFINSHNKWKEVKYSLDDIHAALLNLVERNKLFLLEIEGVKFPIFQIKNTDVFK
- a CDS encoding tetratricopeptide repeat protein, which produces MLVFLFLIMIGYVLKFGFNSIHYSVIIYLLLLIVLKTAVPLSHKKGMSLIKKGEFRKAIEKFENSVTFFTKNAWVDKFRYITILSSSKMCYREMALCNIAFCYTQTNEPTKARYYYEMVLREYPNNGLAIAALNAIKTFSKE
- a CDS encoding O-acetyl-ADP-ribose deacetylase, which codes for MIKLIKGDITKIEVDAIVNAANTSLLGGGGVDGAIHRAGGKAILEDCQIIRNKQGGCHVGEAVITTAGNLPAKFVIHTIGPVWNDGKNNEENLLASAYLNSLKLAINNGVSSISFPNISTGIYKFPKEKAAQIAVHTVSNFLVKTDKIKQVIFVCFDEENYKIYAELLKQ
- a CDS encoding winged helix-turn-helix transcriptional regulator, producing the protein MKNKNTDIPICSVDYAFRRIGGKYKGRILWYLHNRNIMRYGELRKSLPDITPKMLTQTLRELESDHLVDRKVYQEVPPKVEYSLTDVGQELIPFINYLREWGDKQIQKENGTIKLKC
- a CDS encoding MBL fold metallo-hydrolase, whose protein sequence is MKRRELLKVGATGAIASLPAFTSYGHDSKNNTIENSTGGYLKFRLGKLELLVVTDGHVLISPAQPIIAPGIAKERVKAAMEDSFMLSDSVDAAINILVIRKGKKIIIIDTGSGAALGDQAGKFLENLMATGIRPEEVTDIFITHLHVDHIGGILDAAGQQVFQQANYHLSQLEYDFWMSADPDFSKSKDTGSHTESIALARKVIAAIQDKIQLFTIGETLFGCLKTALAAGHTPGHPTLTIFSEDQEMTHIVDTAHTSLLLLHPEWGTEWDTNFEEGVATRQRILQEQAKSKELTMSCHLPWPGLGYIVQKDEGFDWVPLSFSTPQLYG